AAAAGCAGCCCAGAGAGCATCACAAGCCTGTTTATCCATCAGTGAATCTGCGATCGGGCGATCGTGAATCACAGCAAACAAATCAAACTCGTTGCGTTTGGGATTCCACTGGTATTGCAAACTAGGAGCATAACCCATTTCGATCAATTGTGCGATCGCGCGCTCGGGCGTATATCCATCCAAGTGAACCCGATTCAGATAGATAGACACTTGCACGTACTCATCTTTCGGTGGTAGCAGTCGGTAATTCGAGTCAGTCATCATTATTTGTCTCCGTGCAGTAGTAATAAGAGCCGCCTGCAATATCGGGGCGTTTTTCAGCCTTCATTTGTTGCTGAGCACATCGTCGCTTAGCATAAAGGTCTTTTTCGATTTCAGTCTCGCCCGGGGCATAAAAAGGACGGTTAGGAAGCAGTTCGGCTTCTAAATCTTCCCAAGATTTCTCAGGGTTGTCTGAATCTCTCAACATTTGTCCCTCGCGGTCTGTTCGAGGATGCCGTTTATTGGATATAGTCGATCGGTCATCAGTCTGTCTCCTCAGTTTTGGTAGCCGTCTTGACGCGCTTCGGCTTTGACTCTAAAACCGGTTCGTTTTCCTGCAACCAGGTTTCGATGTACTCCAACAGAACCTCATTCATGCTGAGGCTACGCATGGCGCAAGATGCTTTGAACTTGGCTCTTGTCTCTTCAGGTAGATAGATTTTTACGGACACAGTTTTACTTGTAGTCAAAGTTGCCATATCGCTATATCGATTTGTCTATGTGTCTAGCCTGACACACAGGCGCGCGATCGGATATGGGCGTTTATCGA
This genomic stretch from Microcoleus sp. bin38.metabat.b11b12b14.051 harbors:
- a CDS encoding plasmid partition protein ParG; this translates as MATLTTSKTVSVKIYLPEETRAKFKASCAMRSLSMNEVLLEYIETWLQENEPVLESKPKRVKTATKTEETD